The following are from one region of the Bradyrhizobium sediminis genome:
- the metX gene encoding homoserine O-acetyltransferase MetX has protein sequence MTKVQSIPSPSVHTEERAHEADHPSSLVAAFGADQPLRLDCGIDLAPFQIAYQTYGKLNAERSNAIMICHALTLDQHVANVHPLTGKPGWWEIMVGPGRPLDTEKYFIICSNVIGGCMGSTGPASTNPATGKVWGLDFPIITIPDMVRAQAMLLDRLGIDTLLCVVGGSMGGMQVLQWTAAYPKRVFSALPTACSTRHSAQNIAFHELGRQAVMADPDWHHGRYVDQGTHPHRGLAVARMAGHITYLSDAALHRKFGRRMQDRDLPTFSFDADFQVESYLRYQGSSFVERFDANSYLYLTRAMDYFDIAADHDGVLAQAFRGIQTRFCVVSFTSDWLFPTAESRALVHALNASSARVSFAEIETDRGHDAFLLDVPEFFDISRAFLESAGKARGLTEAGG, from the coding sequence ATGACCAAGGTGCAGTCGATACCAAGCCCGTCGGTCCATACCGAGGAACGTGCGCACGAGGCGGACCATCCGAGTTCGCTGGTGGCGGCGTTCGGCGCCGATCAGCCCTTGCGGCTTGATTGCGGCATCGACCTGGCGCCGTTTCAGATCGCCTACCAGACCTATGGCAAGCTCAATGCAGAGCGATCCAACGCCATCATGATCTGCCATGCGCTGACGCTCGATCAGCATGTCGCCAATGTGCATCCGCTGACCGGCAAGCCGGGCTGGTGGGAAATCATGGTAGGCCCCGGCCGCCCGCTCGATACCGAAAAGTACTTCATCATCTGCTCGAACGTGATCGGCGGCTGCATGGGCTCGACCGGCCCGGCCTCGACCAATCCGGCGACCGGCAAGGTGTGGGGGCTGGATTTCCCAATCATTACGATACCCGACATGGTGCGGGCGCAGGCCATGCTGCTCGACCGCCTCGGCATCGACACGCTGCTCTGTGTTGTCGGCGGCTCGATGGGCGGCATGCAGGTGCTGCAATGGACCGCGGCCTATCCGAAACGCGTGTTCTCCGCGCTCCCGACCGCGTGCAGCACGCGCCATTCGGCGCAGAATATCGCGTTCCACGAGCTCGGCCGGCAGGCGGTAATGGCCGATCCCGACTGGCATCACGGGCGCTATGTCGATCAGGGGACGCATCCGCATCGCGGCCTCGCGGTGGCGCGGATGGCCGGGCATATCACCTATTTGTCGGACGCAGCGCTGCACCGCAAGTTCGGGCGGCGGATGCAGGACCGCGACCTGCCGACCTTTTCGTTCGATGCGGATTTTCAGGTCGAAAGCTATCTGCGCTATCAGGGCTCGTCCTTTGTCGAGCGCTTCGACGCCAACAGCTATCTCTATTTGACGCGGGCGATGGACTATTTCGACATTGCCGCCGATCATGACGGCGTGCTGGCGCAGGCGTTCCGTGGCATCCAGACCCGCTTCTGCGTGGTGTCGTTCACCAGCGACTGGTTGTTCCCGACGGCGGAGTCGCGCGCGCTGGTGCATGCGCTCAACGCCTCCAGCGCGCGGGTGTCGTTCGCCGAGATCGAGACCGACCGCGGCCACGACGCCTTCCTGCTCGATGTGCCGGAATTCTTCGACATCTCGCGGGCCTTCCTGGAATCCGCGGGCAAGGCGCGCGGCCTGACCGAGGCGGGAGGCTGA
- a CDS encoding chorismate mutase: MSKSPPAPPSLEVLRQEIDSIDEQVHRLLMARGDIIDRLIQVKQTQEVGSAFRPAREAAMMRRLVERHRGILPIDTIESIWRVIISTFTFVQAPFSVHADVSVGESAMRDSARFHFGFVVPYVSHFSAQAAVEAVARSKGDLALVPATSSRTPWWIALEAEGAPKIIARLPFLERADHPAALPVFVVSRVADSAMVTEVETWSVRVSGWNAEIARALSPLAEIVAVPDTAFDGAALLVSVSGAASLEKIKAAMIEAGASVRSSALVGSHATRYTVPPNGAAKHQA; encoded by the coding sequence ATGTCCAAATCGCCCCCCGCCCCACCCTCGCTCGAGGTGCTGCGCCAAGAGATCGACAGCATCGACGAACAGGTCCACCGCCTGCTGATGGCGCGTGGCGACATCATCGACCGGCTGATCCAGGTCAAGCAGACCCAGGAGGTCGGTTCGGCGTTCCGTCCGGCGCGCGAGGCCGCGATGATGCGGCGCCTGGTCGAGCGTCACCGCGGCATCCTGCCGATCGACACCATCGAGAGCATCTGGCGCGTCATCATCTCGACGTTCACCTTTGTACAAGCGCCGTTTTCGGTGCATGCGGATGTTTCCGTCGGCGAATCCGCGATGCGGGATTCGGCGCGGTTTCATTTCGGATTCGTCGTGCCCTATGTCTCGCATTTCAGCGCGCAGGCCGCCGTCGAGGCGGTGGCGAGGTCGAAGGGCGATCTGGCGCTGGTCCCGGCCACGTCGAGCCGCACCCCATGGTGGATCGCGCTCGAGGCCGAGGGCGCCCCGAAGATCATCGCGCGGCTGCCGTTCCTCGAGCGCGCCGACCATCCGGCCGCGCTGCCGGTGTTCGTGGTGTCGCGCGTCGCCGACAGCGCCATGGTGACCGAGGTCGAGACGTGGAGCGTAAGGGTGTCCGGCTGGAACGCCGAGATCGCCCGCGCGCTGTCGCCGCTGGCCGAGATCGTCGCGGTGCCGGACACTGCCTTCGACGGCGCGGCGCTGCTGGTGTCGGTTTCCGGCGCCGCCAGCCTCGAAAAGATCAAGGCAGCCATGATCGAGGCCGGTGCTTCGGTGCGCTCATCGGCTCTCGTCGGCAGCCACGCAACGCGCTATACGGTGCCCCCGAACGGGGCCGCCAAGCATCAGGCTTAG
- a CDS encoding TIGR02594 family protein gives MVQLFAFCRSLRKVSLHAAALALCSAAVVASLTPASARPHHSAAQQARAHHAGHHAHHHYRHNRHRHIARGSRWERGVAKMQARGLADANAGIASGAMAAPAGFGSSDVVAEARRHLGGNPTGRGSLWCARFMNMVLERSGHRGTGSDMARSFASYGQRVSGPQVGAIAVMGRRGGGHVGVVSGIDAHGNPIVVSGNNGNRVREAPVSRGRIYAYVMPN, from the coding sequence ATGGTTCAGTTGTTTGCGTTCTGCCGGTCGCTTCGTAAGGTTTCCCTGCACGCTGCGGCACTGGCTTTGTGTTCCGCGGCAGTCGTCGCATCGCTTACCCCGGCTTCGGCGAGGCCACACCACAGCGCTGCGCAGCAGGCGCGCGCGCATCACGCCGGCCATCACGCCCACCATCATTATCGACACAATCGGCATCGGCACATCGCCCGCGGTTCGCGCTGGGAGCGCGGCGTGGCGAAAATGCAGGCGCGCGGCCTTGCCGACGCCAATGCCGGCATCGCCTCCGGCGCGATGGCCGCGCCGGCCGGGTTCGGTTCATCCGATGTGGTCGCCGAGGCGCGCCGCCATCTCGGCGGCAATCCAACCGGCCGCGGCAGCCTGTGGTGTGCCCGGTTCATGAACATGGTGCTGGAGCGGTCCGGCCACCGCGGCACCGGCTCGGACATGGCGCGTTCGTTTGCCAGCTACGGCCAGCGCGTGTCCGGTCCCCAGGTCGGCGCCATCGCGGTGATGGGACGGCGCGGCGGCGGCCATGTCGGCGTCGTCAGCGGTATCGACGCCCACGGCAATCCGATCGTGGTGTCCGGCAACAACGGCAACCGGGTCCGGGAAGCGCCGGTCTCGCGCGGTCGGATTTATGCTTATGTGATGCCGAACTGA
- a CDS encoding peptidoglycan DD-metalloendopeptidase family protein: MNQRTSRGGGYGRETGIIDLGNEPPLSVDGSEAAVIDRRRVSVQWFSGTILTGLCGAALIGGAVFASLDGEMTFAKVPERVEGALRGAFGANDKNATLHKSDRLPPPSESTAARNVVRVSTVTRVGNRDVMRVRPFIRISGNLSLSTSDLSAKIPPFNAQRMLTDVGAAVPAAAEDPNNPDSVEPDAEVSFVTKDLAPILPKAKLAAVVALDEVIMRVRDASNWRGNSGVRYTALTNATADVSGAKPDIKLAYATEGNVTADPYAGFETRVVPENVTLLPKTKDQITGGNPNGERVHVVKKGDTIQSILRDQGATPEEAKSIAATLGPRGRDGGLKEGQKLRILMAPAGPGQRLQPYRVIVANESTIEAVAALSDLGKYVAVDVQSMNTVTETAAADDDDDDDGSGVRLYQSIYETALRNKVPPNVIEDMVRIYSYDVDFQRKVQPGDSFDVFFAGEDEGATITEKTEVLFASLTVGGETKKYYRFQTPDDAVVDYYDESGKSAKKFLVRKPVNNAIMRSGFGGRRHPILGYVKMHTGVDWATPYGTPIFASGNGVVERVGWEGGYGKYVRIKHNNGYETAYGHMSAYAKGMEPGKRVRQGQVIGFVGSTGMSTGAHVHYEILVNGRFVDPMRIKLPRGRSLDGPLMASFEKERDRLDVQMNNRNGAARVSDAAVGTPQVRQVSNR, translated from the coding sequence TTGAACCAAAGGACGTCACGCGGGGGCGGCTACGGACGCGAGACCGGGATCATCGATCTCGGTAACGAGCCGCCGCTTTCCGTCGATGGCTCCGAGGCCGCGGTGATCGACCGCCGCCGCGTCTCCGTGCAGTGGTTCAGCGGCACGATTCTGACCGGTCTGTGCGGCGCGGCCCTCATCGGCGGCGCCGTTTTCGCATCGCTCGACGGCGAAATGACCTTTGCCAAGGTGCCGGAACGGGTCGAGGGCGCGTTGCGCGGCGCGTTCGGCGCCAACGACAAGAATGCCACCCTGCACAAGAGCGATCGTCTGCCGCCGCCCAGCGAATCGACCGCGGCCCGCAACGTGGTGCGGGTTTCCACGGTCACCCGCGTCGGCAACCGCGACGTGATGCGGGTACGGCCGTTCATCCGCATCTCCGGCAATCTGTCGCTGTCCACCAGCGACCTCAGCGCCAAGATCCCGCCGTTCAACGCCCAGCGCATGCTGACCGACGTCGGCGCCGCCGTTCCCGCAGCCGCGGAAGATCCGAATAATCCCGACTCGGTCGAACCCGATGCCGAGGTCTCGTTCGTCACCAAGGACCTGGCGCCGATCCTGCCCAAGGCGAAGCTCGCCGCGGTGGTCGCGCTCGACGAAGTGATCATGCGGGTGCGCGATGCCTCGAACTGGCGCGGCAACAGCGGAGTCCGTTACACCGCCCTCACCAACGCCACCGCCGACGTCAGCGGCGCCAAACCCGACATCAAGCTGGCCTACGCCACCGAGGGCAACGTCACCGCCGATCCCTATGCCGGCTTCGAAACCCGCGTGGTCCCGGAAAACGTCACGCTGCTGCCGAAGACCAAGGATCAGATCACCGGCGGCAATCCGAACGGCGAACGCGTTCATGTGGTCAAGAAGGGCGACACCATCCAATCGATCCTGCGCGATCAGGGCGCGACCCCGGAAGAGGCGAAATCCATCGCCGCCACGCTCGGCCCCCGCGGTCGCGACGGCGGACTGAAGGAAGGCCAGAAGCTGCGCATCCTGATGGCGCCTGCCGGCCCCGGCCAGCGGCTGCAGCCCTACCGGGTGATCGTCGCCAACGAATCCACCATCGAAGCCGTCGCCGCGCTGTCCGATCTCGGCAAATACGTCGCGGTCGACGTGCAGAGCATGAACACCGTCACCGAGACCGCCGCGGCCGACGACGACGACGATGATGACGGCAGCGGCGTGCGGCTCTATCAGAGCATTTACGAGACCGCGCTACGCAACAAGGTGCCGCCGAACGTCATCGAGGACATGGTCCGCATCTACTCCTACGATGTCGATTTCCAGCGCAAGGTTCAGCCCGGGGATTCGTTCGACGTGTTCTTCGCCGGCGAGGACGAAGGCGCCACCATCACCGAGAAGACCGAGGTGCTGTTCGCCTCCCTCACCGTCGGCGGCGAGACCAAGAAATACTATCGCTTCCAGACCCCCGACGACGCGGTAGTCGATTACTACGACGAGAGCGGCAAGAGCGCGAAGAAGTTCCTGGTCCGCAAACCGGTCAACAACGCGATCATGCGCTCGGGCTTCGGCGGACGCCGCCATCCGATCCTCGGCTATGTGAAGATGCACACAGGCGTCGACTGGGCCACGCCCTACGGCACCCCGATTTTCGCTTCCGGCAACGGCGTGGTCGAACGGGTCGGCTGGGAAGGCGGCTACGGCAAGTACGTCCGCATCAAGCACAATAACGGCTACGAGACCGCCTACGGCCACATGTCGGCCTATGCCAAGGGCATGGAGCCCGGCAAGCGGGTGCGGCAGGGCCAGGTGATCGGCTTCGTCGGATCGACCGGCATGTCGACCGGCGCCCACGTTCACTACGAAATTCTGGTCAACGGCCGCTTCGTCGATCCGATGCGCATCAAGCTGCCGCGCGGCCGCTCGCTCGACGGGCCGCTGATGGCAAGCTTCGAGAAGGAGCGCGACCGCCTGGATGTCCAAATGAACAACCGCAACGGCGCAGCACGCGTTTCCGATGCCGCCGTCGGCACGCCGCAGGTGCGGCAGGTCAGCAACCGCTGA
- the metW gene encoding methionine biosynthesis protein MetW, producing MQQQVLPLAVVPPDTGHYRGDHLLVAEMVERGSKVLDVGCGEGDLLQLLETRGIDGRGIELSREGVNRCVAKGLAVVQGDADTDLVNYPDDAFDYVILSQTLQATRQPKVVLENLLRIGRRAIVSFPNFGFWKMRLQLLVGGHMPRTENLPATWYDTPNIHFCTIKDFVQLCDEINVKMERAVALDMYGRPLRVNLPWWFWNMFGEQGVFLLSRAEKGR from the coding sequence ATGCAGCAACAGGTCCTGCCGCTCGCGGTCGTTCCGCCGGACACCGGGCATTATCGCGGCGATCACCTCCTGGTCGCCGAAATGGTCGAGCGCGGCTCGAAGGTGCTCGACGTCGGCTGCGGCGAAGGCGATCTCCTGCAACTGCTGGAGACCCGCGGCATCGACGGCCGCGGCATCGAGTTGTCGCGCGAGGGCGTCAATCGCTGCGTCGCCAAGGGTCTCGCGGTGGTGCAGGGCGACGCCGACACCGATCTGGTCAACTACCCCGACGACGCCTTCGACTATGTGATCCTGTCGCAGACCCTGCAGGCGACGCGGCAGCCGAAGGTGGTGCTGGAAAACCTGCTGCGGATCGGGCGCCGCGCCATCGTCTCGTTTCCGAATTTCGGGTTCTGGAAGATGCGGCTGCAGCTGTTGGTCGGCGGCCACATGCCGCGCACCGAAAACCTGCCCGCCACCTGGTACGACACGCCGAACATCCATTTCTGCACCATCAAGGATTTCGTCCAGCTCTGCGACGAGATCAACGTCAAGATGGAGCGCGCCGTCGCGCTCGACATGTATGGCAGGCCGCTGCGGGTCAATCTGCCCTGGTGGTTCTGGAACATGTTCGGCGAGCAGGGCGTGTTCCTGCTGAGCCGCGCGGAGAAGGGACGGTAG
- a CDS encoding SPW repeat protein, with amino-acid sequence MENWTNAKLCDVANLILGAFLLFSPLAFGFDAGMASQNAYISGIVIAVLAIAALAAFAVWEEWLNLVVGLWVLVSPWVLGFQGTTAMTIHAIVGAAVAILAAIELWMTSQHPPRLTTNR; translated from the coding sequence ATGGAGAACTGGACAAACGCAAAACTGTGTGACGTCGCGAACCTCATCCTCGGCGCATTTCTGCTCTTCTCACCTTTGGCGTTCGGATTCGATGCCGGAATGGCCTCCCAGAACGCCTATATCTCGGGAATCGTGATCGCCGTGCTGGCTATCGCCGCACTTGCGGCCTTCGCGGTCTGGGAAGAGTGGTTGAACCTCGTTGTCGGATTGTGGGTACTGGTCTCGCCCTGGGTGCTGGGCTTTCAGGGAACCACTGCGATGACGATTCATGCGATCGTCGGCGCTGCCGTTGCCATCCTCGCCGCCATCGAGCTCTGGATGACGTCGCAACACCCGCCGCGGCTCACCACGAACCGCTGA
- a CDS encoding alpha/beta fold hydrolase has protein sequence MPYAVTSDNVRLYFEEAGQGTPVIFLHEFAADHTNWEPQMRYFSRGHRCIAYSARGYTPSDVPPSKEVYTYKHFYTDALAVLDHLKIARAHFVGLSMGSYSSLQIGLNNPERALSLTLAAVGAGSSLENLEAFRRQCQANGEQYETIGSAEVAKATREAPSRIPFLLKDPRGHADFYASLARHDARGSANTMRSFQGGRPSIYTMTEAIRKVPTPTLIICGDEDDNCVEPSLFLKKHLPAAGLSIFPKSGHVLNLEEPALFNEMVERFIALAEAGRWPVRDPRSMA, from the coding sequence ATGCCCTATGCCGTCACCAGCGACAATGTCCGGCTCTATTTCGAGGAAGCCGGCCAGGGAACGCCCGTCATCTTCCTGCACGAGTTCGCAGCCGACCACACCAATTGGGAGCCGCAGATGCGCTATTTCTCGCGCGGCCACCGCTGCATCGCCTATTCCGCCCGCGGCTACACCCCCTCGGACGTGCCGCCGTCGAAGGAGGTTTACACCTACAAGCATTTCTACACCGACGCGCTCGCCGTGCTCGACCACCTCAAGATCGCCAGAGCGCATTTCGTCGGCCTCTCGATGGGCTCCTATTCGTCGCTGCAGATCGGCCTGAACAACCCGGAGCGCGCATTGTCGCTGACGCTCGCCGCGGTCGGCGCCGGCTCGAGCCTCGAAAACCTCGAAGCGTTCCGCAGGCAATGCCAGGCCAATGGCGAACAATACGAGACGATCGGCTCGGCGGAAGTCGCCAAGGCGACGCGCGAGGCGCCAAGCCGGATTCCGTTCCTGCTGAAGGACCCGCGCGGCCACGCCGATTTCTACGCTTCGCTGGCGCGGCACGATGCCAGGGGCTCGGCCAACACCATGCGCAGCTTTCAGGGCGGCCGGCCCTCGATCTACACCATGACCGAGGCGATCCGGAAAGTGCCGACGCCGACCCTGATCATCTGCGGCGACGAGGACGACAATTGCGTCGAGCCGAGCCTGTTTTTGAAGAAGCACCTGCCGGCGGCGGGGCTTTCGATCTTTCCCAAATCAGGCCACGTGCTCAATCTCGAGGAGCCGGCACTGTTCAACGAAATGGTCGAGCGCTTCATCGCGCTGGCCGAAGCCGGCCGCTGGCCGGTGCGCGATCCGAGGTCGATGGCTTGA
- a CDS encoding MOSC domain-containing protein, with amino-acid sequence MSRTPPARIASLYRYPVKGLSPEPLPHVALRIGETFPADRRYAIENGPSGFDPAAPKWMVKAYFLMLMRDEWLAALHSHFDDASNVLTIRRNGAIAAQGNLETAEGRAAIERFFAESHAGAIKGPPRVLSSKGHSFSDVARKVVSIINLGSLRAIENIVGQPVHPLRFRANLYVEGWPAWHEFDLLDRTLAIGDIRLKVVKRITRCAAINVDPDTAARDLEIPQALMRRLGHNECGIYAEVIEGGTIAVGDAIAAEQPTLL; translated from the coding sequence ATGTCACGCACCCCGCCCGCCCGGATCGCCAGCCTTTACCGCTATCCCGTCAAAGGCCTCTCCCCGGAACCGCTGCCGCACGTCGCCCTGCGCATCGGCGAGACCTTTCCGGCCGATCGCCGCTACGCCATCGAAAACGGCCCCAGCGGCTTCGATCCCGCCGCCCCGAAATGGATGGTGAAGGCCTACTTCCTGATGCTGATGCGGGACGAATGGCTGGCGGCGCTGCACAGCCATTTCGACGACGCCAGTAACGTCCTAACCATCCGCCGCAACGGCGCGATCGCCGCCCAGGGCAATCTCGAAACCGCCGAGGGCCGCGCCGCCATCGAGCGGTTCTTCGCCGAAAGCCATGCCGGCGCGATCAAGGGCCCGCCAAGGGTGCTGTCGAGCAAGGGCCACAGTTTTTCCGATGTCGCCCGCAAGGTCGTTTCCATCATCAATCTCGGCAGCCTCCGGGCGATCGAGAACATTGTGGGCCAGCCGGTGCATCCCTTGCGGTTTCGCGCCAACCTCTATGTCGAGGGCTGGCCGGCCTGGCACGAATTCGATCTGCTCGACCGCACCCTGGCCATCGGCGACATCAGGCTGAAGGTCGTGAAACGAATCACCCGCTGCGCGGCGATCAATGTCGATCCGGACACCGCCGCGCGCGACCTCGAAATCCCGCAGGCGCTGATGCGCCGTCTCGGTCACAACGAATGCGGCATCTATGCCGAGGTGATCGAGGGCGGCACCATTGCCGTCGGCGATGCGATCGCGGCGGAGCAGCCAACGCTGTTGTAG
- the clpB gene encoding ATP-dependent chaperone ClpB translates to MNIEKYTERARGFIQSAQSLAVRDGHQQFSPLHMLKVLLDDSEGLAGGLIDRAGGNSRAILKATEDALNKLPKVSGSGAGQVYLAPELARAFDAAEKAAEKAGDSFVTVERLLLGLTLEKSSEAGSILSKGGVTPQNLNAAIESLRKGRTADSATAENAYDALKKYARDLTQAARDGKLDPVIGRDEEIRRTIQVLSRRTKNNPVLIGEPGVGKTAIVEGLALRILNGDVPESLKDKKLLSLDMGSLIAGAKYRGEFEERLKAVLQEVTSAEGGIILFIDEMHTLIGAGKADGAMDASNLLKPALARGELHCIGATTLDEYRKHVEKDAALARRFQPVFVSEPTVEDTISILRGLKDKYEQHHGVRITDSALVAATTLSNRYITDRFLPDKAIDLMDEAAARLKMQVDSKPEELDSMDREIIRLKIEQEALKKETDTGSKSRLQTLEKELAELEKQSADLTSRWSAEKNKLSNAQKLKSELDALRIELANAQRRGEYQRAGELAYGRIPELEKKLADIEAKENPGEMMEEAVTANHIAQVVSRWTGVPVDKMLEGEKDKLLRMEDMLGKRVVGQAEAVHAVATAVRRSRAGLQDPNRPMGSFMFLGPTGVGKTELTKALAEYLFDDETAMVRIDMSEYMEKHSVSRLIGAPPGYVGYDEGGALTEAVRRRPYQVVLFDEIEKAHPDVFNVLLQVLDDGRLTDGQGRTVDFRNTLIIMTSNLGSDFLVNQPEGEDTSAVREQVMGTVRAHFRPEFLNRVDEIILFHRLQKSEMGRIVEIQFGRLTKLLEDRKIVLTLDAAARDWLAAKGWDPAYGARPLKRVIQRNLQDPLAEMILAGEVTDGDRVVISTEGNVLTFNGKAPRTAEIAQFETPVPKRKMN, encoded by the coding sequence ATGAATATCGAAAAATACACCGAGCGTGCGCGCGGTTTTATCCAATCGGCGCAATCCCTGGCGGTGCGCGACGGCCACCAGCAGTTTTCGCCGCTGCATATGCTCAAGGTCCTGCTGGACGACAGCGAGGGCCTCGCCGGCGGCCTGATCGACCGCGCCGGCGGCAATTCGCGCGCCATCCTTAAAGCGACCGAAGACGCCCTCAACAAGCTGCCGAAAGTCTCCGGAAGCGGCGCCGGGCAGGTCTATCTCGCCCCCGAGCTCGCGCGCGCGTTCGACGCCGCGGAAAAAGCCGCCGAGAAGGCCGGCGACAGTTTTGTCACCGTCGAACGGCTGCTGCTGGGACTGACGCTGGAGAAAAGCAGCGAGGCCGGCAGCATTTTGAGCAAGGGCGGCGTCACGCCGCAGAACCTGAACGCTGCCATCGAATCCCTGCGCAAGGGCCGCACCGCCGACAGTGCGACGGCCGAGAACGCCTATGACGCCTTGAAGAAATATGCCCGCGACCTGACCCAGGCGGCGCGCGACGGCAAACTCGATCCCGTGATCGGACGCGACGAGGAAATCCGCCGCACCATCCAGGTATTGTCCCGCCGCACCAAGAACAATCCGGTGCTGATCGGCGAGCCCGGCGTCGGCAAGACCGCGATCGTCGAAGGCCTGGCGCTGCGGATTCTCAATGGAGACGTGCCGGAAAGCCTGAAAGACAAGAAGCTGTTGTCGCTCGATATGGGCTCGCTGATCGCCGGCGCGAAATACCGCGGCGAGTTCGAGGAGCGGCTGAAGGCCGTGCTCCAGGAAGTCACCTCGGCCGAAGGCGGCATCATCCTGTTCATTGACGAGATGCACACCCTGATCGGCGCCGGAAAGGCCGACGGCGCGATGGACGCCTCCAACCTTTTGAAGCCTGCGCTGGCGCGGGGCGAACTGCACTGCATCGGCGCCACCACGCTCGACGAATACCGCAAACACGTCGAAAAGGACGCCGCATTGGCGCGCCGGTTCCAGCCGGTGTTCGTTTCCGAGCCGACCGTCGAGGACACCATCTCGATCCTGCGCGGGCTGAAGGACAAGTACGAACAGCACCACGGCGTGCGGATCACCGATTCCGCGCTGGTTGCGGCGACCACGCTGTCGAACCGCTACATCACCGACCGCTTCCTGCCCGACAAGGCCATCGACCTGATGGACGAGGCGGCGGCGCGGCTGAAGATGCAGGTCGATTCCAAGCCGGAAGAACTCGATTCGATGGATCGGGAAATCATCCGGCTGAAGATCGAGCAGGAAGCGCTGAAGAAGGAAACCGATACCGGCTCGAAGAGCCGCCTGCAGACGCTGGAGAAGGAACTCGCCGAGCTCGAAAAGCAGTCGGCTGACCTGACCTCGCGCTGGAGCGCGGAGAAGAACAAGCTGTCGAACGCGCAAAAGCTGAAGAGCGAGCTCGACGCGCTTCGCATCGAACTCGCCAACGCGCAGCGCCGCGGCGAATATCAGCGCGCGGGCGAACTGGCCTATGGCCGGATCCCCGAACTCGAGAAGAAGCTTGCCGATATCGAGGCCAAGGAAAACCCCGGCGAGATGATGGAGGAAGCCGTCACGGCCAACCACATCGCGCAGGTGGTGTCGCGCTGGACCGGCGTGCCCGTCGACAAGATGCTCGAGGGCGAAAAGGACAAGCTCCTGAGGATGGAGGACATGCTCGGCAAGCGCGTGGTCGGCCAGGCCGAAGCCGTGCATGCGGTTGCGACCGCGGTGCGCCGTTCGCGCGCCGGCCTGCAGGATCCGAACCGCCCGATGGGCTCGTTCATGTTCTTAGGGCCGACCGGCGTCGGCAAGACCGAACTGACCAAGGCGCTCGCCGAATACCTGTTCGATGACGAGACCGCGATGGTCCGGATCGACATGTCCGAATACATGGAGAAGCATTCGGTGTCGCGGCTGATCGGCGCGCCTCCGGGCTATGTCGGCTATGATGAGGGTGGCGCGCTGACCGAAGCGGTGCGGCGGCGGCCTTATCAGGTGGTGCTGTTCGACGAGATCGAAAAAGCCCATCCCGACGTCTTCAACGTACTCCTGCAGGTGCTCGACGACGGCCGCCTGACCGACGGTCAGGGCCGCACCGTCGATTTCCGCAATACGCTGATCATCATGACCTCGAACCTCGGTTCGGATTTCCTGGTCAACCAGCCGGAAGGCGAGGACACCTCGGCGGTGCGCGAGCAGGTGATGGGCACGGTGCGGGCGCATTTCCGTCCCGAATTCCTCAACCGCGTCGACGAGATCATCCTGTTTCACCGCCTGCAGAAGAGCGAGATGGGCCGGATCGTCGAGATCCAGTTCGGCCGGCTCACCAAGCTGCTGGAAGACCGCAAGATCGTGCTCACGCTCGATGCCGCGGCGCGCGACTGGCTCGCCGCCAAGGGCTGGGATCCCGCCTATGGCGCCCGGCCGCTGAAGCGGGTGATCCAGCGCAACCTGCAGGATCCGCTGGCGGAGATGATCCTGGCCGGCGAGGTCACGGACGGCGATCGCGTCGTGATTTCGACCGAAGGCAACGTCTTGACCTTCAACGGCAAGGCGCCGCGAACGGCCGAGATCGCGCAGTTCGAGACGCCGGTCCCGAAGCGCAAGATGAACTGA